One Methylosinus sp. LW4 genomic region harbors:
- a CDS encoding PadR family transcriptional regulator → MKHHHKHWDHGGHPAFVLRAMRGGGDEPFGRGGRGMRGAGGRHGFGHGEGERGGGRGRRRMFEGGELRLVILLLLESEPRHGYDVIREIETRTGGVYAPSPGIVYPTLTLLEELGQVEVQPTEGAKKLYAITDAGKTHLAENRKEAEAALSRFEELRARSAGVDTGPVFRAMGNLKTVLQQRLSGAPDKELLFQVADLIDEAARKIERL, encoded by the coding sequence ATGAAGCATCATCACAAACATTGGGATCACGGCGGCCATCCGGCTTTCGTGCTGCGCGCTATGCGGGGCGGCGGGGACGAGCCTTTCGGCCGTGGCGGCCGCGGAATGCGCGGCGCCGGCGGGCGCCATGGCTTCGGTCACGGCGAGGGCGAGCGTGGCGGCGGCCGCGGGCGGCGGCGCATGTTCGAGGGCGGCGAGCTGCGGCTGGTGATCCTGCTGCTGCTGGAGAGCGAGCCGCGCCATGGCTATGACGTCATCCGCGAGATCGAGACGCGCACCGGCGGCGTCTATGCGCCGAGCCCCGGCATCGTCTATCCGACGCTGACCCTGCTCGAGGAGCTGGGACAGGTGGAGGTCCAGCCGACCGAGGGCGCCAAGAAGCTCTATGCGATCACCGATGCGGGCAAGACCCATCTCGCGGAGAATCGCAAGGAGGCGGAGGCGGCGCTCTCCCGTTTCGAGGAGCTGCGCGCCCGAAGCGCGGGCGTCGACACGGGGCCGGTGTTCCGCGCCATGGGCAATCTGAAGACCGTGCTGCAGCAGCGCCTCTCCGGCGCGCCGGACAAGGAGCTGCTGTTTCAGGTCGCCGATCTCATCGACGAGGCGGCGCGCAAGATCGAGCGGCTGTGA